TATATCTACCGGGATCATCGAGGGTTTATTAAGATCTCTAAACCGATCCCGAACACACCCGCTGCGCTGGCGAATCTTCAAGCAGGAGATTATATCACCAAAATCAACGGTAAACGGATCCATCTCAGCGAAAAAACGGGCATGACCCGGGACGATGTTATCGACTTACTCAGAGGAAAAGCCGGCACCGATGTGACAATCACCGTCCAACGCAAATTTCTTGAACCTTTCGATGTAACGCTCACCCGTGCGATCGTTCCGATTCGAAGCGTGAAATCAACGATGCTTGCGGGAAATATCGGTTACATTCAGATATCAGGATTCATTGGAAGCAAGGAAGGCACAGAAGTAGAGTTTAAAAACGCGCTTGCTGCCCATCAAACCGCCGGCATGAAAGCCCTCATCTTAGACTTACGGGATAACCAAGGTGGACTCCTGAATGCCGCATATCACATCGCCGATGCCTTTATTGACGAAGGGCTCATCGTGTCGACGAGAAGTGAAACAAACAACCAATTCAATGAAGAATATCGGTCAACAGCCAACATCTTGTGTCCACCAGATATTCCACTCGTCGTCCTTGTCAACGAATACAGCGCGAGTGCCTCCGAAATCGTAGCGGGTGCGATTAAGGATACGCGCCGTGGCATCCTCGTTGGAAAGAAGACTTACGGTAAAGGCGTGGTTCAAAAACGCTATGAACTCCCTGATGGGGGTTCCCTGTCGCTCACGATTTCCACCTATTACACACCAAACGGCACCTCAATTAATGAAGTAGGGATCACACCGCAAGTCTCCATTGATCTCGAGGAACCCGATGAAATAGAACAGATAATGCTCAGAAAAGTCGATACAACGGATTCCGTCGAAAATTTCGTCACAAAATGGATTGATGATGCGTATCAGAGCCCCGGTGAAATGCCAAAGGATTTCTCTCAACTTGAGCCTGAACTCCCGAAATTACAGCAAATCCTCACAGCAGAAGAAAACGTCACTGTCAGTACACGGTGGCTGAAACTGCGGGCGGAGCGGCTCTTTAATCTATATGTCGGTATTGATCAGGTCGTCAATTTAGCCTACGACCGACAATTACAGGAGGCAATTCGCATCATTAGTGCCGCTGAAGTTGGAAAGTATCTCACCCCTTCACCAGAAGAAACAGAACCGCCTTCAACGACGCAAGCGAACGTCCCGCTGGAAGATGAGGTTATCACGGAAGAATAGTTGTCAGAAGTGGGAAGTGCTTAAAGTCTATAAAGTCCGTAAAGTTTAAAAGAACTTCCTAACTTTCTAACTTTAGAACACTTGTAAACTTTCTTACGCTTTCCGATGGTTTCTGACTGCTGAAAGTGAGCGCAGTGAACGATCTGACGGTTTCCGATAGCCATTCCAAAAACATGAATTCCAGAACCGCGTACCCCCCCGATGTCATCAGGAAAAAAGCACTCATTGTCGGACTCATTCTGGTTGTCGTTAACGCCTATTGGGTAGGGATAGCGAGTGAACTCTGGTATGCCGTCTACACACTCGTTTCACCGTTCTCGAATGCGGTTTTCACGCTCTTTGTGCTGCTCGCCCTCAACGTCCTCCTTCGTAAAGGCGCGCCGCGTCTCGCCTTCACACCTGCCGAACTGCTCCTTATCTACATTATGGTGACGATGGTGTCCACCATCTCAGGACACGCGATGATGGCAATTCTCATGGGGACGCTTGCACATCCCTTCTGGTTCGCCAGCCCTGAGAACGAATGGGCACAACTCTTTCTACACCACATACCCCCGTGGCTCACCGTCCACGAGTTCGAGTGGTTAGCGGGTTACTATGAAGGTGAATCGAGTATCTATTGGGCGGAACATTTCCGCATTTGGATTCGACCCGCGCTGCTCTGGTCCGGCTTTATCTTCCTGCTCTACGGGTCATTGCTGTGTTTAGGACTTCTGCTCCGAAAGCAGTGGATGGAACGCGAAAAACTGAGTTTTCCCTTAACCCAATTGCCGTTGCAAATGACAACCAATCGCAGTTTTTTCCGGTCCCGCGCCCTCTGGTTCGGATTTGGAATCGCCGCGCTCCTCCGTGTGATGGCAGGGTTGCACGACATTTTCCCAGTTATCCCGGCGTTGCCTCCGAACTATCGGCTTGACAAGCACTTCACAGAACGTCCCTGGAACGCCATCGGGTACGCCTCAATGTCCTTTAACCTCGCGATCGTCGGATTAACCTACTTCATGCCACTCGACCTCGCCTTCTCGACGTGGTTCTTCTTCTGGCTGACCCGTGCCGAACGCGTGATCGCAAGCGCGGTCGGGGTCACAAACATCAGCGTCTTGCATCTCAATGACCGTGCTTCGGGGGCTTGGGTGGGGATCGCCGTGCTGACCCTCTGGATGAGCCGTCGGCACTTCGCTCGATTTTTCCGACACATGATCGGAAGTGACCGCGGGGACGATAGCAACGAGCCTTTCTCCTATCGAACGACAGGCGTCCTGACCGTGGTGAGTATAGGACTCGTCTTCGGGTTCTGCTATGCTGCGGGTATGTCGTTGTGGGCAATTAGTGTATTTTACGCCCTATTTATAGCGTTTGCGATAGCGATAGGACGCGTCCGGGCTGAACTCGGACCGCCTTATCACGAAGTCATCGGTATCAACCCACGACAGATGATGGTGAGTATGTTCGGAACACGGCAATTGGGTGCGCCGAATCTCACCGTAATGACGTTCCTCTACGCTTTTAATCGTTGCAACCGTTCACATCCGATGCCGAACCAGATTGAATCCCTTCGGATTGGAGAACGCTCAGGCATGCCCGGCAAAACGCTGCTCTTGGGAATGGCCCTCGCCATTGCAGTCGGTGCGCTGGCGACCTTCTGGACGTATCTGCAAGTCGCTTATCACTATGGCGTGTTGGCACAATGCCAAGGTGTCGTCGGACGTTTCGGTTGGGAGAGCTTCAACCCACTTCAGAGTTGGTTACAGCACCCCAAAGAACCGGATGTGAGTGCGATGGTCTTTATGAGTGGTGGGTTCGCCTTCGTGTTTCTCCTTAACTTCCTACGGACACGCCTGTTATGGTGGACGCTTCATCCATCGGGTTACGTGTTGTCAGGCGCATCATGGGGTGGACTCATCTATTTCTGGTTCCCGGTCATGGTGAGTTGGCTCATCAAGTTTTTGATTCTCCGTTTCTCAGGTTGGCAAACATACCGCAAAGCGATCCCCTTCTTCCTCGGATTGGTTTTAGGGGATTACATACCGCGTAGTATCCTGAGTCTCATCAGTTTCGCCTTGCACCTCTACATGCCATCATCCGGTGCGGGGCACACCCTTTAGGGTTGACTGTCAGCAATGACACCACTACTCACTGTCGCCTCCATTACAAAGCAATTTGCCGCTACTCCTGTTGTGAAAGATGTCAGTTTCACGGTGTATCCAGGGGAAATCTTCGCGCTGTTGGGACCCAGCGGTTGCGGGAAAACGACGACCTTACGCATAATCGCTGGATTTGAAACTGCAGACACTGGCACAATTGCTATGGCAGAACGCACCTTTGCTGATAGAAGGACCCACGTCCCTCCCGAATCGCGCGGCATTGGCTTTGTGTTTCAGGATTATGCGCTCTTTCCACACAAAAACGTGCTTGAAAACGTCGCTTTCGGTCTCCGAAAGGTGTCGAAAAAAACACGGCAGGAAAGAGCATCTGCGGTGCTGGAAATGGTCGGTATGACGCACCTACAGTCACGTTTACCGCATCATCTCTCCGGCGGCGAGCAGCAGCGGGTCGCGTTGGCGCGTGCTATCATCGCACGTCCGAAACTCCTCCTTTTAGACGAACCCTTTTCAAGTCTCGATCCGGGATTACGGCAGTCTACCCGTGAGGAAGTGCGCGCCCTCTTGAAAGCTGAAGGGATTAGCGCGGTGCTCGTTACACACACCCAGGAGGAAGCATTGAGTTTCGCCGAGCGGTTGGGAGTGATGAAAGAAGGCACGCTTGAACAGATTGGGACACCAGAGAGGGTGTATCGTCATCCGAAAACGGCTTATGTCGCAGATTTTTTGGGACAGACAAACTTCATTCGCGCACACATCACAGATGGGATCGCAGAAACCCCGTTCGGGCGTGTAAGAGTGGAGGGTGCTGAGACTGGGAACGGGCTTCTCTCTATCCGACCTGAATGTTTGACGATGACGACCCCTGACGCTCGGAGCGGGACCCAGAACGGACGTGTCGTGGGACAGGCGTTTAAAGGGCACGATTTCACATATCAGGTTGAAATGAATGGAGAGCAGTACTTCGTCCAGACCGACTACCGTTGCCCGTTTCAGATAGGGGACCCGGTTACGCTAAAAGCAGAATCAGCCGTAGCGGTCACGCCATAACTACAAATTACAACATATCCCGGATCTCATCAATCCCGCGAATCATTCGTGTGAATGCCTCAACCAACCGAAATTGGGTACAAGGAAGATTAAATGGACGCAAAGATTCTAATTGTTGAAGATGAACGCGATATTGTAGATTTACTGCGGTACAATCTACAAGAAGCAGGTTTTGAAACAGACTACGTCCGGAACGGTGCAGATGCCCTCCATCGGGCTGTCGAAAATCCGCCGGATCTCATTTTGTTAGACTTGATGCTCCCTGAGGTAGACGGACTTATCGTCTGTCGGTTACTCAAGAACGACCCAAGGACGAAAAACATTCCGATCGTGATGGTAACCGCGAAGACCGAAGAGCGGGACCGAGTGACAGGATTGGAACTCGGCGTAGACGATTACATCACAAAACCCTTTAGTCCGAGAGAAGTCGTGCTTCGGGTATCCGCCGTGTTACGCCGTATCCAAGCCGGCAAACAAGCAGAAAGCACCAAACAGATTGAAACCCACGGGCTCACAATCGATCTGGACAAACATCAAGTCTTGACTGAAAACGGTTCAATCGATCTCACAGCAACCGAATTCAAACTCATTACGTTATTCGCACGTTCGCCAGGACGCGTCTTTACCCGTGATATTCTCATGGATGTAATATGGGGACAAGAGTATTACGGCATTGATAGGACAGTGGATACACACGTCAGCCGCCTGCGCCGTAAACTGGGGGAATTTGGTAAGCATATTGAGACAGTACACGGGGTTGGGTATCGGTTCAAGGAAGCGAGTTGATGACTCTTAACGGTAGGAAGGAATTCCGACTCCCGACTGCTGGCTAATAAAGTGCTTTCAAGCGAGAGGTACCCCTTAAGGTTTCCTCCCGCATTGAAGGGCACTTGTAACGTGTAGGGTTAAAATATATAGATTCTGCTCTTGCACCTACGGAAACTGTATTCCCTGTTTTCGGCACACCTTTCGGATTTTGTTAACCGCACCGCCTATCTGTTTCCCGTTCCGCGTAACACCAAAAAGATGCTGACTGACAACACGGCGGGAAATGCCGAGAATGTTCCCAATCTCCTCTTGTGTTTTCCCTTGATAGAAGTAGAGTTGAATACATTCGGCTTGGCGCTTGGTGAGTTCTCTCGCGATAATCAGACGAATTTGTTCGAGGACTGCCCGCCGCTTCGCGCGACGCGCCTCCATATATTCGTCATCAGGTGTCCGATACCAGAAATAGTCCTCGGTCGTGAGTTGATCGAAATACTCCGGTGGGACCGGAATTTCCCAAAAGTCAGGATTAAATTTGGGCATAGATAAAGCAGCTCCCTCGAATGTGAGGCGATCGCGCCTATGCCTTCACCAAATTATTGATAATGGACAGAGGCACCATCGCCACAATTGAATACTTTCAGGTGAAGTGTGACGTGGTTCGTAGTCAACATAATGGGTACCTCCTTATCCTCGTTATTGTTTATGATTGGGAACGGTGCAAGTAGGTCAATGACGTTTCGTAAAGACCGTCTTTTGCGAACCGTGTCTGATAGTATACCAAAAAACACAAAAATATGCCATAAAAAAATGGCAAGGGTTTATTTAAACACATTTTCGGATGCACTTTTGCCAATCCTCGGGAAAAATTAAAAAAATAAGGGACAGAGGGGTTTCAACCCCCCATCCCTTTCCAAAGCGTGTGACACTCGGTGCCACACCCATAAGGGCGTAACACTAATAAGTGCCACACCTCCTCTGGTTTGCTAACATAACAAATACCTCCTTTTCCGCGATACAGCGGTAATAGGATACCATCATCATAAAATGACAATGATTCACCTATACGCATTTTCGGATGCACTTTTGGGTGTTCCTATAAAAAAAATCATTCTTCGGGATCAAAAAACACCCTGAGTGGGGTACTCAGCCGTGGTGTCTCAACCTGTTCCTCCATCGACTTTTCGCCCCTCCATTCACTGTGCTCAATGCCCATCGTGTAAACCTGTTCTGCGGTGTCGGTGTAACTGAGGTATTGAAACCCAGCGTTTTCAAAACATATCAGTGCGGGTCCGTTGTCAGGTGATACTTGTAGTGTGATGTGTTCAGCCCCCAACCGTTCAAATGCGTAGTGGACCACTTCAAGAAGCGCGTCTGTGCCGTATCCACGGGCGCGATAATCCGGTCGAATGATGACGAATTTGAGGGTAACAGTGTCTACCCCATAGTGAAGGAGTGTAAATCCGATGAGCAGGCGAGTCGTCCGGATCTCAATAGCCAATGCGTGCATCCGTTCATTTCCCATCCAACCGTGCCAATCTTCAAGAAACGTTTCAAATGAGACCTGTGTTGCGTAGAGGAGTTGCCTCGTCCCGGGTCGGTTTATCCATCCCCAAATTCGGCGGAGCTCATTTTCAGCGATCTGTCGGAGATGAATACCGCCCCCATGGAGCCGTTCCAACTGCCGCAACTGACTTCTCAAGCCTTCCAATTGCGAGGCGTGCGCACCGACTTGCGCCCCAGCGGCTCGAATCATACGCTGATTCGGACGATCCATGAATTGTGCTTGTTTCACGCGGTTCTGAAAATATCCGAGTTTCTGCTCACTCCTTTCAATAATACGCATCAAGTTCTGAATGGCATCTTCCCATTTTTGTAGATCAGCGTTTACGTCGTCGCGTTTTTCGGTCGGTTCTTCTTTTATCTGAGTTTCGTTCATATCTCCCTTCCTTGAATCCAGAGATCCGGAGGTAACTTTCATATCGGATCGGACTAATATCCCCAGCTTCAACCGCTTGCTTGACAGCACACGCGGGTTCGTGTTGGTGCGTGCATGCAGCGAATTTGCACTCCGGAATATAGGGCCGCATCTCAGGAAAATGAATATCTAATCCCTGTTCTTCATCCACTTCAAGCAAGCCGAGCGTTCGGATACCGGGTGTATCGGCAACGAATCCGCCGAATTTGAGCGGTAACAGCATGACCTCTGTTGTCGTATGCCGTCCTTTGTGGATGCGTGTATCCACCTCACCCGTGCGTAATTGAAGTCCGGGTTGTACGGCATTGAGCAGAGACGATTTCCCAACCCCCGATGAACCTACAATTGCGGAAATCCTATCCTGCATCACCTCCCGCAATTCTTCAACCCCAACACCGGTTACGATACTCGTATAAACCACTTTATAACCTAATTCTTCATATAATTTGAGTTCGCGTTGGACATTCTCGAATTTCGCCAAATCGAGTTTGTTAATACAGATAACGGGATCCACACCGGATGCCTCCGCGGTGACGAGAAATCTATCCAGCATTCGCAACTTGAGCGTCGGATGCCGTGCCGCAAAGATAATGAGGAGCATATCCAGGTTAGCAACAATAACCTGTCGCCAACCGTCCATGCGAATACGTCCAAACTGCGTGTCCCGGGGCAGACATTCCTCAATGTATCCACCATCCGCTGTGGACTCAGCCGTAGAAATGCGGACTCGGTCGCCCACCGAGACGAGATCCACGTATGGCATCTCCTTTGTCTCAGCGAGCCGCCGTTTTTCATCTTCAATGAGGTGGTGCCGTAAGGCACAAGTGTAGCTTTGTTTGCCGACTTGTACCTCATAAGCGCCACTTCGCGCTTTTATGACAATGCCTTCCACAGTCTCATTCAGAGGGAGCATCAAAGAAATCCTCGTTCAACAGTGCCTAAGCACCGGGGTTCCGCCAGATAATGCGGCCACGCGTCAGGTCATACGGAGAAAGTTCAAGAGTAACCTGATCGCCGGGAAGCACCCAAATCTTGTGCCGCATCAGCTTACCAGCGAGGTATGCCACAACTTTGTGGTCGTTTTCTTCTAATTTCACCTGAAATAGATTCCCGGGCAGGGATTCCATGACAGTTCCGAAGACGCGAATCGCTGCGTCTTTAGTGGCTTCACGGGTTTTGGTCGTCGCATTTTCATTTTTCATTTTCTATTCTCCTCTTTTTTTTATCACTGTTTGTTACCTTTAACACTCTATTGGATGCACTTTATTAACGAATTGTTCGGAAAAAAAGTTGACATCCAGCCCGAAAAGTTGTAAAATACACGGGTAGGAGATTCCATTTCGAGTTTTTTATAGAAGGAGAAAAAAACAATGAACCAAGCCTTACCGCTTGTAGCCTATGCTGACCTCGAAGGCCAAGTCAAGGCGATGGAGGAAGACGGATACGCCTATCTACCGAAGGTTATCGAAGGCGAACAACTTGCAGAACTTCGTGCTGCCATGGATCGGTTAACCGCAATTCCCGAGAGTTTTGATCGGCACGGCACCGCAGAGAATGGAAACGGTTTCCTTAACAAACACATCAACAACGCCTTCAACCGCGACCCTGTTTTCTTACAATATCTTGATCTGTCTCCGGTGATCGAATTAGCAGAGGCAGTGCACGGCGAAGATTGCCACGTCATCGGTATGACAGCATGGGTAACGGGGCCTGGGCGTCCCGATCAAGGGTTGCACGCAGATTGGCTTCCGATCCCATTGCCAGCGGACCTTCTGGAAGATCCACGCGTCAAGGTACCAATTTTCATTTCAACTGCACACTACTACTTGGATGACCTTTACGAAGACCTCGGTCCAACAAAATTCATTCCGGGTAGCCATCTCTCCGGACGGAGACCCGACGGCGCGACGGAATGGAAAGGGGCGACAGAAAAGAGTATCCTCTGCAATTCCGGTGATGTCGTGCTTTTCCGAAGTGAAGTCTGGCATCGAGGCACAGCAAACCGTAGTGACCAGACCCGCTACCTCTTACAAGTACACTACGCGAATCGGATGATCACCCAGAAATACCCACCTTACCTGAACCGGTTTCAGTTCAATTCAGACATTTTGGAACAGGCAACAGAACGTCAACAGCGATTAATGGGCAATCACCGCCCCGGCGCCTACGATTGATCCCAAATTTTTTAGCGCCCAATGACCTCCACCGAGGATAACAGCTTCCCTTGAATAGAAAAGCAACCATCGGGACACCGCCAACACCGAGCGTTATCAGCGAGGAGCCGCACGGGAAAATTATTGCCCTCAGTCTGCTCCTCGCGTTTCTTTGGGGCGGGAATTCGCCTTCCATCAAAATCGGTTTAGAAGACTTCCCGCCAATGGCACTGGCGTTCTTTCGTTTCGTGATTGGGCTTGTCATTATTGGGGGGTGGGCACTCTATCGCGGTGTCTCCCTTCGTTTACGCAAGGGTGAACTCCCGCGCTTGCTGTTGCTCACAACGATCTTCATCCTCCAAATCATCTGCTTGAACACCGGCACCCTATACACAACAGCATCCCGCTCCACTATTTTTATTAACGTCTATCCCTTTTTCACCGCGCTTTTTGCGCATTTCTGGATTCCCGGCGAACGGCTCTCCGTTCCAAAGACCTTGGGAATCGTTGTCGCCTTCAGTGGTGTCTTCGTAACCGTTGCTCCGAATCTCGGCGAAGGCGAAACGAGTGTGCTCGGCGACCTCATCGTGCTCGTGAGCGGATGTTTTTTAGGACTCCGCGTTGTCGTGACGAAACTGCTCATCCAGTCGATCCATCCCTATCGACTCTTGGCGTGGCTGCTCACCTTGAGTCTCCCGTGCTATGTCACCATGAGTTTACTTTTTGAGCGTGGACTGCCGATGCAACTGACACTCAGCAGTAGTGCTGCATTGCTCTATCAAGGTGGCGTTATCGCGGGTGTCTGTTTTCTGGCGTGGACTGCGGTGCTTGAAAGGTATAGTGCGAGTAAACTCGTTGTGCTGTTTTTCGCAACCCCACTGTCGGGGGTTGTATTTAGCTACGTGTTTTTAGGCGACGAGTTGACGCTTAGTTTATTGGTAGGTGCCGTTCTCGTGGCGGCTGGGATTTATCTGGTGAATATGCGGCGTTGAGGTGTTTATAGTGGACCCGTAATGAATGACGCATTCTGTCGGGGTTAGAACCCTCTCCGACAGTCTGTGTTGCGGAGGCTTGAAATTATTGCATCAAGATTGCGTTTATGATACGTAGGTCGGGTAGAGCGTGAGCGAAACCCGACAGCTTCAGGCATTCTTCAGGGACTCCGAAAACCAGCACGGTTCCCTCTTTTTCACACTCACGCTAAACACGTTTGCTGTATAGGACGCGTTGATTATATCCGAGTTCAAGTTTTCCGCCAGTTTAGTCCCAATAGTCCCATTTGTAAACCGTCAGGAGTCTGAGGCCCTCTTTTTTCAGTTGCACAAACCGTGGATAACTCACGAGGGTTGGGAACTCTGCCCGGTAGTAGACGCAGACGTGTTTGAGATAAAAGTGTTTAAACGTCCGATACCCACTTTGATGGAAGGCAATGAGGATCGTCATCACCTCGCTCGGATGCAGGTTTCTCGGGCATCCCCGGGGGTCCGGGGGGCTGTCGGGTTCAGAGTGTCTTGAAAGCTGTGTTTCATACATGATAAAAAAGTCGTGTATTTCGCAGAAAAGTGATACAATACTCATCGGAGAACTCCTTTTGGTTGAAGATTGGATACTTCATTATACCAAAGGGGTTCTCTTTATTCAAAAAAATCAGAAATTAATTATCAAACTCACGTCACGTTATCATCTATAGTGAAGAGTTGGAAGTTGAGGGTGTTGTTCACTACTCCGAAAAAGAAAAATTGTGGACAGCAGTGATTGATTGGAATGCTATTCAAGAAGTAGACGCCGTTGTATCTCAAATAACGCCACAAGTCCGTGATACAGCAAGTTAAGCTGCCGTGTCCACAGCCAGAGTCATTCACTTCTCCCGTGGAAGCCATCTCCCACCCCCCATCACTTCACAATGTCTCGTTCATTGTAGATTTTATGATGATTGGGTTCTTCACATACCGCTCCGCTGGAGCGAAAGAGTGAACAGTTATCAACGGTTCAGGGCAACCAAGAACTTGAAACAACGCGAAAACGCATCAATTGCTGGATTTCACAACACATTTAGAAACACTGCAAACTTTGAACAGATAAAGGACATTCAATAACCAGCAGACATCGTTGTATTGCCAAAACCTCCGGAGGCATAGCAGAAAGCAAAAAACTGTCCTTTTAGCAGATTACCTGATGTTATAAGAGTATCAACCCGCGTAATCCGTATAATCCGCCTAATCCGCGATTCTTACAAGAGAGAAATTCATTACCTTCACAAAAACGCGCATCTCAAATCCTGCCAATTAGAAATTTCGCACGAAAACCGTTGATAACCGACACGAGTTATGATATACTTTTTTAACTATTTGTAGCAAGAGGTAAATACCATGAACGACTATAGAAACATTATTACCATTGAACCGGGTAAACGCAGTGGGCAGCCGTGTATCCGGGGAATGCGGATCACCGTTTACGATGTCTTTGAATACCTGGCATCAGGTATGACAGTCGCGGAAGTTATTCACGATTTTACCGAGTTAACCGAGACAGATATCCGCGCCTGTTTTGCTTACGCTGCGGACAAGGAAAAAACGCAGATGGTCGTTTACACAGATGAAACTTCTATTCGATCAGAACCTATCCGACCAACTGGTGATGCTGCTGGCGGACCTGTTTCCTAATTCTACCCATGTCAAAACGATAGGGTTAAATACGGCAACGGATCCCGAGTTATGGGATTACGCTCGTGATAACGACTATCTCATCGTTTCAAAGGATACAGACTTTAGAAATAGGAGCGTTATTCACGGTTATCCACCAAAAGTGATTTGGATCGGGATAGGGAATTGTTCGACAATTGCTGTCGAATACAATTTGAGAAAGCATTTCGTTGATATTAAAGAATTTGCGAGGGATGCAAATGCGGGATTATTTATCCTGTGGTAATCGAATTAAACGCCGACAACCCACAGAGAAATCGTCGCACCCCTAACTCCCCCGTAAGAATAGCAGCAAAGTGATTTATCGCCGGTCTGAAAAATGTTACACTTTCCGCCAAATTATTTTTTTTGGCAAAGAGAAACCGAAAAAGAAACATCTATGAACCTTTACTACCACTGGGTTTGTTGCCGATACCTTCTATACACCAAATGTTACACAGGTGTAACATTTTTGAGGAGAATTCTCCGTGAATTACCCTATTTCTCTGGTCCCAACCTGAACACAAAACTATCTTCCCACCGCCATAAAAATCCAAAACCACAAAACAAAAAAACTTGAAAAAAACGATCAAATATGAGATAATGTATAGTGGAATTAAAATACCATATAGGGCGCAGTTTGCAAGCCCATTCTACACAAGTAAAGGAGTAAATACGTAAGATGCCACTGAACAGGAAAATCCGTTACGGCATGGTAGGGGGTGGACCGGATGCATTCATCGGTGCCGTCCACCGGAAAGCCGCCGCACTCGATGGAGAAATCGACCTCGTTGCGGGCGCGTTCTCGTCGTCACCCGAAAAATCCAGCCAACAAGGTGCGGAACTCTTCCTTGACCCAAACCGCGTCTACGGGTCTTACAAGGAGATGGCAGAGAAAGAGAGCCGACTTCCCGAAGGCGAACGTATCGATTTCGTCTCAATCGTGACACCGAACCACATCCATTTCGATGTCGCCAAAACCTTTATTGAAGCCGGGTTCCACGTCGTCTGCGATAAGCCGATGACAACAACGGTTGCCGATGCTGAAGCGTTATGTCAGCTCGTCAAAGAACACGATGTCGTTTTCGCACTCACGCATAACTACACAGGCTACCCGATGGTGAAGCAGGCACGTGAACTCATAAAAGAAGGGAAACTCGGAACGCTCCGCAAAATCGTCGTCGAATACCCGCAAGGTTGGCTCGCCACATTCTTAGAGGACGAAGGTGCGAAACAAGCCGTCTGGCGCACGGATCCGAATCAAGCGGGTGCCTCCTCATGTATCGGAGACATCGGTTCCCATGCAGAGAACTTGGCACACTATATCACAGGACTCGATATCGAAGAAATTTGTGCGGATATGACCACTTTTGTAGAGGGACGCTTGTTAGAAGACGATGGAAATCTACTCGTGCATTATGAAAACGGCGTCCGTGGTGTGCTTTATGCGTCA
This portion of the Candidatus Poribacteria bacterium genome encodes:
- a CDS encoding DMT family transporter, whose amino-acid sequence is MNRKATIGTPPTPSVISEEPHGKIIALSLLLAFLWGGNSPSIKIGLEDFPPMALAFFRFVIGLVIIGGWALYRGVSLRLRKGELPRLLLLTTIFILQIICLNTGTLYTTASRSTIFINVYPFFTALFAHFWIPGERLSVPKTLGIVVAFSGVFVTVAPNLGEGETSVLGDLIVLVSGCFLGLRVVVTKLLIQSIHPYRLLAWLLTLSLPCYVTMSLLFERGLPMQLTLSSSAALLYQGGVIAGVCFLAWTAVLERYSASKLVVLFFATPLSGVVFSYVFLGDELTLSLLVGAVLVAAGIYLVNMRR
- a CDS encoding DUF433 domain-containing protein, encoding MNDYRNIITIEPGKRSGQPCIRGMRITVYDVFEYLASGMTVAEVIHDFTELTETDIRACFAYAADKEKTQMVVYTDETSIRSEPIRPTGDAAGGPVS
- a CDS encoding Gfo/Idh/MocA family oxidoreductase translates to MPLNRKIRYGMVGGGPDAFIGAVHRKAAALDGEIDLVAGAFSSSPEKSSQQGAELFLDPNRVYGSYKEMAEKESRLPEGERIDFVSIVTPNHIHFDVAKTFIEAGFHVVCDKPMTTTVADAEALCQLVKEHDVVFALTHNYTGYPMVKQARELIKEGKLGTLRKIVVEYPQGWLATFLEDEGAKQAVWRTDPNQAGASSCIGDIGSHAENLAHYITGLDIEEICADMTTFVEGRLLEDDGNLLVHYENGVRGVLYASQISVGEENNLRIRVYGTDASLEWQQENPNYLYVRFPDDPEQVYKRGNDYLSEVVQHNSRIPFGHPEAFIEAFANIYVNAARTMAAKIVGEAPTEFDTDFPTVQDGARGVHFINAAVDSGKQRAWIDARYTPPA